In Carassius carassius chromosome 5, fCarCar2.1, whole genome shotgun sequence, one genomic interval encodes:
- the LOC132141371 gene encoding NMDA receptor synaptonuclear signaling and neuronal migration factor-like, with protein MLMLPCINGLFESIFNISIFVSSSSISHFSCAFPFLSYTFFPIHCASPNPFYHRNFRKHLRMVGSRRVKAQTFADRNAKSFSRSWSDPTPVKPDSLHDSRDSGDLQASSGNLDEEDCDDVDWEEERESERAACEGDDFIPPKIMLISSKVPKAEYVPNIIRRDDPSIIPILYDHEHATFDDILEEIEKKLTAYRKGCKIWNMLIFCQGGPGHLYLLKNKVATFAKVEKEEDMIQFWKRLGRFMSLLNPKPNPIHIMGCYVLGNANGEKLFQNLKRLMKPHAIEFKSPLELSAQGKEMIEMYFDFRLYRLWKSRQHSKLLDYDDLL; from the exons ATGCTAATGCTACCATGTATAAATGGATTGTTTGAAAGCATATTTAACATTTCCATTTTTGTTTCCTCTTCCTCCATCTCCCATTTTTCTTGTGCTTTTCCCTTCTTGTCTTATACCTTTTTTCCAATCCACTGTGCTTCTCCAAATCCTTTCTATCACAGAAACTTCCGGAAACACCTGAGGATGGTGGGCAGCAGGAGAGTGAAAGCCCAGA CATTTGCTGATCGCAATGCGAAGAGTTTCAGCCGGTCCTGGAGTGACCCGACACCTGTCAAGCCTGACTCTCTCCATGACTCCAGAGACA GTGGAGACCTCCAGGCATCGTCTGGCAATCTAGATGAAGAAGACTGCGATGATGTCGActgggaggaagagagagagtcgGAAAGAGCAGCTTGTGAGGGTGATGACTTCATCCCACCCAAAATCATG CTAATTTCATCAAAAGTCCCAAAGGCCGAATACGTTCCCAACATCATCCGTCGGGACGACCCCTCCATAATCCCCATTCTCTAT GATCATGAGCATGCCACCTTTGATGATATACTAG AGGAGATTGAAAAGAAACTCACCGCCTACAGAAAAGGCTGCAAAATCTGGAACATGCTCATCTTCTGTCAG GGAGGTCCGGGTCATCTCTACCTACTGAAGAACAAAGTGGCCACATTTGCTAAAGTAGAGAAGGAGGAGGACATGATACA GTTCTGGAAGAGACTTGGCAGATTCATGAGTTTATTAAATCCCAAGCCTAACCCCATCCACATTATGGGCTGCTATGTGCTCGGCAATGCGAACGGAGAAAAG CTTTTTCAAAACCTCAAGAGACTGATGAAACCTCATGCCATTGAGTTTAAGTCTCCTCTGGAACTGTCAGCTCAGG GTAA